From the genome of Tsukamurella pulmonis:
AGTTTGGCGGTGACGGATTGCGGGGAAGCAGTTCGTCCCGGGAGGTTCCAACCGTGACTTCACTCATCGTCGCGAGAGGGCCGGCCCCGGTCCTCGTCGTCGGAGCGTAGACCGCGCACCGAGGCGTTTGGACCGGCCGGCCGCAGCTACACGCTTGCGTGGGCGCCGCGCAGGCTAGGAGCGTCACCGTGTCTTTCCGTGAGACCCCCCGCACGTACGTGCTCGACACCTCCGTCCTGCTGTCCGATCCCTGGGCCATCACCCGCTTCGCCGAGCACGACGTCGTGCTCCCGCTCGTGGTGATCAGCGAACTCGAGGGCAAGCGCCACCACGCCGAGCTCGGCTGGTTCGCCCGCGAGTCGTTGCGCATGCTCGACGACATGCGACTCGAGCACGGTCGCCTCGACCAGCCGATCCCCACCCCCGGCGGGGGCACGGTGCAGGTGGAGCTCAACCACGTCGACCCGTCCGTGCTGCCGGTCGGGTTCCGCACCGAGACCAACGACTCCCGCATCCTGGCGTGCGCGCTCAACCTGCGTGCCGAGGGCCGTGACGTGGTCCTGGTGTCCAAGGACATACCACTGCGGGTGAAGGCCGGTGCGGTCGGGCTCCCCGCCGACGAGTACCGCGCGCAGGACGTGGTGACCTCCGGCTGGACCGGCATGGAGGAGCTGGAGGTGGCGCCGCAGAACATCGACGCCCTCTTCGCCGACGGTGTCGTGGACCTGGACGCCGCACGGGAGCTGCCGTGCAACACCGGCGTTCGGCTCCTCGGCGGCACGTCGAGCGCGCTCGGGCGGGTCACGGCGGACAAGCAGGTGCAGCTGGTGCGCGGCGACCGGGAGGCCTTCGGGCTGCACGGCCGCAGCGCCGAGCAGCGCGTCGCCCTCGATCTGCTGCTCGACGAGTCGGTGGGCATCGTCTCCCTCGGCGGCAAGGCGGGCACCGGCAAGTCGGCGCTGGCGCTGTGCGCGGGCCTCGAGGCGGTGCTGGAGAAGCGCACGCAGCGCAAGGTCGTGGTGTTCCGACCGCTGTACGCGGTCGGCGGCCAGGACCTCGGCTACCTGCCCGGCTCGGAGAACGAGAAGATGGGCCCCTGGGCCCAGGCCGTGTACGACACCCTGGACGGCCTCGCCTCGCCCGAGGTGATGGACGAGGTCTCCTCGCGCGGCATGCTGGAGGTGTTGCCGCTCACGCACATCCGCGGTCGGTCGTTGCACGATTCCTTCGTCATCGTCGATGAGGCGCAGTCCCTCGAGCGCAACGTCCTGCTCACCGTGCTCTCGCGGCTCGGTTCGGGCTCGCGGGTGGTTCTCACCCATGACGTGGCCCAGCGCGACAACCTGCGTGTCGGC
Proteins encoded in this window:
- a CDS encoding PhoH family protein; its protein translation is MSFRETPRTYVLDTSVLLSDPWAITRFAEHDVVLPLVVISELEGKRHHAELGWFARESLRMLDDMRLEHGRLDQPIPTPGGGTVQVELNHVDPSVLPVGFRTETNDSRILACALNLRAEGRDVVLVSKDIPLRVKAGAVGLPADEYRAQDVVTSGWTGMEELEVAPQNIDALFADGVVDLDAARELPCNTGVRLLGGTSSALGRVTADKQVQLVRGDREAFGLHGRSAEQRVALDLLLDESVGIVSLGGKAGTGKSALALCAGLEAVLEKRTQRKVVVFRPLYAVGGQDLGYLPGSENEKMGPWAQAVYDTLDGLASPEVMDEVSSRGMLEVLPLTHIRGRSLHDSFVIVDEAQSLERNVLLTVLSRLGSGSRVVLTHDVAQRDNLRVGRHDGVAAVIEKLKGHPLFAHITLTRSERSPIAALVTEMLEEFAPGA